The following are encoded in a window of Corynebacterium argentoratense DSM 44202 genomic DNA:
- a CDS encoding copper transporter, producing MAKKSRTSRSGLVAAAACGVAVGTAFGTFVLSPNLPGGALQESHDAVVALEQSEQEARIAKAQASTADSYIEASSTKFVADALKDIPVVVMTTDDADADDVASVDTLLQASGASVVGRIGLTEKFFQQDSAEALKSIVANTLPAGAQLSVDNLDPGTHAGEALGAALLTDAEGKPMADEQERALLLNALQQAGFMNIEGAKDAARVAIIITGEQQHEDNSDVISPYAETNLGRLALGMNERGSGVVLAGRINTAADGGAIDVVRTAQERDSGSAQGAIRGVSTIDSVNMVYGQIGVILSARDQLLGKFGAYGAAESAEAAGP from the coding sequence ATGGCTAAAAAGTCAAGGACGTCGCGCTCGGGGCTTGTTGCTGCCGCGGCATGTGGTGTGGCGGTGGGTACCGCTTTCGGTACTTTCGTGCTCTCACCGAATTTGCCGGGCGGGGCTTTGCAGGAAAGTCACGACGCTGTGGTTGCGTTGGAGCAGTCCGAGCAGGAGGCCCGCATTGCCAAGGCTCAGGCCTCGACTGCGGATAGTTATATCGAGGCTTCCAGTACGAAGTTTGTGGCTGACGCACTGAAGGATATTCCGGTTGTCGTGATGACGACCGATGATGCGGATGCTGATGACGTCGCGTCGGTTGATACCTTGCTGCAGGCGTCTGGTGCGTCTGTGGTGGGACGTATTGGTTTGACGGAGAAGTTCTTCCAACAGGATTCTGCTGAAGCTTTGAAGTCCATTGTGGCCAATACGTTGCCGGCTGGGGCGCAGTTGAGCGTTGATAATCTCGACCCTGGTACGCACGCTGGTGAGGCACTTGGTGCAGCGTTGCTGACCGATGCTGAGGGCAAGCCCATGGCGGATGAGCAGGAGCGTGCGCTGCTTCTTAATGCATTGCAGCAGGCGGGCTTTATGAACATTGAGGGTGCCAAGGACGCTGCTCGTGTTGCGATCATTATCACCGGTGAGCAGCAGCATGAGGACAATTCTGATGTGATTTCTCCTTATGCTGAAACCAATTTGGGTCGCTTGGCCTTGGGGATGAACGAGCGCGGGTCTGGAGTGGTGTTGGCGGGGCGGATCAATACGGCTGCTGATGGTGGTGCTATTGATGTCGTCCGCACTGCTCAGGAGCGTGATAGTGGATCGGCGCAGGGTGCAATCCGAGGTGTGTCCACTATTGACAGCGTCAATATGGTCTACGGGCAAATTGGTGTTATTTTGTCCGCCCGCGACCAGCTTCTTGGAAAGTTCGGCGCCTACGGTGCTGCTGAATCTGCAGAGGCCGCTGGCCCCTAA
- a CDS encoding site-specific tyrosine recombinase XerD, which yields MARASDGLAEQIGRWLTHQAIERGLSRNTMDSYRRDSARYVDFLRTVGRTCLADVSETDVEEYVKFLRQQGKSVATANRALVVVRSIHGFALKEGDVDVDVARAVSPAKLPQHLPDTLSIAEVARLIDAIPVGPAATPADLRDAALLEMLYGTGARISEIVALNVDDVAGVIDGSADIVLLHGKGDKQRVVPIGTKAVEAVQSYSVAGRDQLARGKSPALFLNARGGRLSRQSAWAVIQRWVEAAGIDKEVSPHSLRHSFATHLLEGGADVRVVQELLGHASVATTQIYTHVTADSLRAVWKTSHPRAR from the coding sequence ATGGCGAGGGCTAGTGACGGCCTCGCGGAGCAAATCGGGCGGTGGTTGACGCACCAGGCTATTGAGCGCGGACTGTCTCGCAACACCATGGACAGTTACAGGCGTGATTCTGCCCGCTATGTTGATTTTTTGCGCACCGTTGGGCGCACGTGTCTTGCCGACGTGTCCGAAACTGATGTTGAGGAGTATGTGAAGTTCTTGCGGCAGCAGGGCAAGTCCGTGGCGACGGCCAATCGGGCGTTGGTTGTTGTGCGCAGCATTCATGGTTTCGCGCTCAAGGAGGGCGACGTTGACGTGGACGTGGCGCGCGCTGTATCGCCGGCGAAGCTGCCGCAGCATTTGCCAGACACGTTGTCGATCGCCGAGGTAGCGCGCTTGATTGATGCGATCCCGGTGGGGCCAGCGGCGACGCCTGCGGATCTTCGCGACGCTGCATTGTTAGAGATGCTCTACGGTACTGGTGCGCGCATCAGCGAAATTGTTGCTTTGAATGTTGATGACGTCGCGGGGGTTATTGACGGCAGTGCGGATATCGTGTTGCTTCACGGTAAGGGGGATAAACAGCGTGTGGTGCCGATTGGCACTAAGGCGGTGGAGGCTGTGCAGAGTTATAGTGTAGCGGGGCGTGACCAACTAGCTAGGGGCAAGTCTCCAGCCTTGTTTTTGAATGCACGGGGTGGGAGGTTGTCGCGTCAAAGTGCGTGGGCCGTCATCCAGCGCTGGGTGGAGGCTGCGGGGATTGATAAAGAGGTTTCGCCCCACAGTTTGCGACATTCTTTTGCGACGCATCTGTTGGAGGGGGGTGCTGACGTGCGTGTTGTTCAGGAATTATTGGGGCACGCCTCAGTCGCGACAACGCAGATTTACACCCACGTGACGGCTGATAGCTTGCGTGCCGTGTGGAAGACCTCTCATCCGCGTGCGCGGTGA
- a CDS encoding NUDIX domain-containing protein — MSHDFECLDSELLIDAPIIAVRRDRVSMPQGRIVSREVVEHFGAVAVVALDGDLHDPSVVLIRQFRTAVGRRLLELPAGLLDIYGEDPWVCAQRELYEEAGLKADTWDLLLDAAASPGFSDEAVRIFLARGVHFVGRPEAHDEEADLEIVTMPLREAVQAVFDGRVDNAFASLGLLAAWQAVNARADVQLRDVSTPFVLRPTALAARRHAEGFDADMKKIPAEDPHGEG, encoded by the coding sequence ATGAGCCACGACTTTGAGTGCCTGGACAGCGAGCTACTTATCGATGCGCCGATTATCGCGGTGCGTCGGGATCGAGTGTCGATGCCGCAGGGGCGGATAGTATCCCGCGAGGTTGTTGAGCATTTTGGTGCTGTGGCTGTGGTGGCTTTAGACGGTGATCTGCACGACCCCTCTGTGGTGCTTATTCGCCAATTCCGAACGGCCGTGGGGCGTCGTTTGCTGGAGCTGCCGGCGGGGCTTCTGGATATCTATGGTGAAGATCCTTGGGTGTGTGCGCAGCGGGAACTTTATGAAGAAGCTGGGCTTAAGGCTGACACTTGGGACCTACTGCTCGATGCCGCAGCGTCGCCTGGTTTTTCCGACGAAGCCGTGCGGATTTTCTTGGCCCGGGGTGTGCACTTTGTCGGTCGGCCGGAAGCTCACGACGAAGAAGCGGACCTGGAGATCGTGACCATGCCGCTGCGCGAAGCAGTCCAGGCGGTCTTTGATGGGCGGGTAGATAATGCCTTCGCCAGCTTAGGTTTGCTGGCGGCCTGGCAGGCGGTGAACGCTCGCGCTGACGTTCAGCTGCGCGACGTCAGCACCCCGTTTGTTTTGCGGCCTACCGCGTTGGCGGCGCGTCGGCACGCGGAAGGCTTCGACGCCGACATGAAGAAGATTCCGGCTGAGGATCCACATGGCGAGGGCTAG
- a CDS encoding segregation and condensation protein A: MSQQRPDVPVVLPPISPDEPQQEIPGFTLSLTNFSGPFDLLLQLIGAKKLDITEVALSKVTDEFINYTRALGAVASLDEITEFVLIAATLLDLKTARLLPRGEVDSEEDLELLEARDLLFAKLLQYKAYKQVADLFRDWQRDAPRRYPRAVSLEERFASALPPVHLGLDASGFAELAATVFRPKPPELVGTDHIHQVAVSVPEQAGKVLTILKMLGADTWASFERLTSDCSVSMEVVGRFLALLELYKAQAVSVDQPEQLGQLNVAWTGIDVDPAVVAASNWE, from the coding sequence GTGAGTCAGCAGCGCCCCGACGTGCCGGTGGTTCTACCGCCGATTAGCCCGGATGAACCCCAGCAGGAAATCCCGGGCTTCACCCTGTCGCTGACCAACTTTTCGGGCCCTTTTGACCTGCTACTGCAGTTGATCGGCGCCAAAAAGCTCGACATCACCGAGGTGGCGCTGTCGAAGGTTACCGATGAGTTCATCAACTACACCCGCGCATTGGGTGCGGTTGCCTCCCTGGATGAAATTACTGAGTTTGTGCTCATCGCCGCGACACTGCTGGATTTAAAAACGGCTCGATTGCTTCCTCGAGGTGAGGTTGATAGCGAAGAGGATCTAGAGCTTCTCGAAGCGCGGGATCTATTGTTTGCTAAGTTGCTGCAGTACAAAGCCTACAAACAGGTTGCGGACTTGTTCAGAGACTGGCAGCGTGACGCCCCGCGGCGTTATCCGCGCGCGGTCAGTTTGGAGGAGCGTTTCGCCTCCGCATTGCCTCCGGTTCACCTGGGCCTTGATGCATCGGGTTTTGCTGAGTTAGCGGCGACCGTCTTCCGGCCGAAGCCGCCGGAGCTGGTGGGCACGGATCATATTCATCAGGTCGCGGTGTCGGTGCCTGAGCAGGCTGGCAAAGTGTTAACCATCTTGAAGATGCTGGGGGCGGATACGTGGGCTTCGTTCGAGCGGTTGACCTCGGATTGTTCCGTGTCGATGGAGGTCGTTGGACGTTTTTTGGCGCTGCTTGAGTTGTATAAAGCCCAGGCGGTCAGCGTCGATCAGCCAGAACAGTTGGGACAGTTGAACGTGGCTTGGACCGGCATTGACGTTGATCCTGCGGTGGTTGCGGCTTCTAATTGGGAGTAG
- a CDS encoding sulfurtransferase, with protein MVDMQQITVPSPLVSPEWLLELLSDESILDARLPDGTRAVALLCASMAGNNLDAEAIAGSIHADLEGDFSDPEDPLPHTQPADVQRVFERCGVGPDTAVICYDTQGVVTSARVWWLGRAAGLDNIAVLDGGTRHLPEHGVVSWVALRDLPAPGDDDVAGDLSSVTARPHLIVGDRAVEQALARNGVVVDARSQGRFAGVDSEPRPHLVSGHIPGSVNVPFTELFRGGRMKPQEEVAEIFRSAIEAENTTGPDAADWTQQPIIFSCGSGVTACVDALGATVAGCSNASVFDGSWSQWGDPAYGKPIA; from the coding sequence ATGGTTGATATGCAGCAGATCACAGTCCCTTCGCCTTTGGTATCTCCCGAATGGCTGCTTGAGTTGTTGTCGGATGAATCGATTCTCGATGCTCGATTGCCCGATGGCACCCGCGCTGTGGCCTTGTTGTGCGCGAGCATGGCGGGTAACAATCTTGATGCTGAGGCTATTGCCGGGTCTATTCATGCCGATCTGGAGGGGGATTTTTCTGATCCAGAGGATCCGCTTCCTCACACTCAGCCGGCAGATGTGCAGCGTGTGTTTGAGCGTTGCGGGGTGGGGCCCGACACGGCCGTGATCTGTTATGACACTCAAGGCGTTGTCACGAGTGCTCGCGTGTGGTGGTTGGGTCGTGCCGCTGGTTTGGACAACATTGCAGTGCTAGATGGCGGCACGCGTCACCTGCCCGAGCATGGCGTGGTGTCGTGGGTTGCTCTGCGTGATCTGCCCGCCCCTGGGGATGATGACGTCGCGGGGGATCTGTCGTCTGTTACGGCGCGGCCGCATCTGATCGTGGGGGACCGAGCAGTAGAGCAGGCTTTGGCCCGCAATGGGGTTGTGGTTGATGCCCGTTCCCAAGGGCGCTTTGCCGGTGTGGACAGCGAACCCCGGCCTCACCTTGTATCTGGGCACATTCCGGGTAGCGTGAACGTGCCCTTCACAGAGCTGTTCCGGGGTGGAAGGATGAAGCCTCAAGAAGAGGTAGCGGAGATCTTCCGCTCGGCCATCGAAGCCGAGAACACCACCGGCCCCGACGCTGCCGATTGGACCCAACAGCCCATCATTTTTAGTTGCGGCTCGGGTGTGACAGCCTGCGTCGATGCTCTGGGTGCAACCGTCGCCGGATGCTCCAATGCCTCGGTGTTTGATGGATCCTGGA
- a CDS encoding ParA family protein translates to MSEGLFDKPKAVYGLTGRPLRDIPEPPAIDSHGPAVILSMCNQKGGVGKTTSTINLGACLAEVGRKVLLVDLDPQGALSAGLGVPHEELDLTVYNLLVDNETSIHNAIHHTSVSGLDLVPANIDLSAAEIQLVNEVGREQALARALRPVMRDYDFIILDCQPSLGLLTVNALTCSQGVIIPMECEYFSLRGLALLTDTVEKVRDRLNFNLEIVGILVTMFDRRTSHAREVMSRVVEVFGEQVFDTVITRTVRFPETSVAGEPIITWAPSSQGAQQYRNLAREVIERTV, encoded by the coding sequence GTGTCTGAGGGACTCTTCGACAAGCCAAAGGCTGTCTACGGGCTCACCGGACGGCCGCTCCGGGACATTCCGGAACCCCCTGCTATCGACAGCCACGGCCCAGCCGTTATTTTGTCTATGTGTAACCAAAAAGGCGGCGTCGGAAAGACAACGTCCACAATCAACCTTGGTGCATGCCTGGCGGAGGTCGGACGCAAAGTCCTCCTCGTTGACCTTGATCCTCAGGGTGCCTTGTCGGCCGGGTTGGGGGTTCCTCATGAGGAACTCGACCTGACTGTATATAACCTCCTGGTGGACAATGAAACCTCGATCCACAACGCCATCCACCACACTTCCGTGTCTGGTCTGGATCTCGTGCCCGCCAACATCGACCTGTCCGCCGCGGAAATCCAGCTGGTCAATGAGGTCGGTCGTGAGCAAGCGCTTGCCCGCGCCCTGCGGCCAGTCATGCGCGATTATGACTTCATCATTTTGGACTGCCAGCCGTCTCTAGGTCTGCTGACTGTTAACGCGTTGACCTGTTCCCAGGGTGTCATCATTCCGATGGAATGTGAATACTTCTCGCTGCGAGGGTTGGCTCTGCTGACCGACACCGTGGAAAAAGTACGCGATCGGCTGAACTTTAATCTCGAAATCGTCGGCATTTTGGTGACGATGTTTGACCGCCGCACAAGCCACGCCCGCGAAGTTATGTCCAGGGTTGTTGAGGTCTTCGGCGAGCAAGTCTTCGACACCGTCATCACCCGCACCGTCAGATTCCCCGAAACCTCCGTTGCCGGGGAGCCCATCATCACATGGGCGCCGTCCTCCCAGGGGGCTCAGCAGTACCGTAACCTCGCCCGCGAGGTGATTGAGCGTACGGTGTGA